In one window of Aphidius gifuensis isolate YNYX2018 linkage group LG4, ASM1490517v1, whole genome shotgun sequence DNA:
- the LOC122853900 gene encoding putative exonuclease GOR, with amino-acid sequence MPRIIMKSGVCKNTESEIFRTTRIKCKKNQGSRIASLIYKRSNSVKSNDAILIFHLRKYILNGIDLVNFGYPVESTYYPGCAIIVSKEQHRPHSRVNNQNNNNYEKNSQKRSLNVNAGSGSTSSSVVNSDIDQESSSDSDKFLGSIQSSSSSLSHWLGDSCENLRSSPITWNNIDQTQTVDHYCVRCFKNFLINRETNVYITKDKCIYHWGKLRNYHNSSDSKWNCCDGDENSSGCTEGNMHVWTGITQGFNGPFDGYLRTKPSRVISWDDNYGVYALDCEMCFTKNGLEVVKVSVVDIKKNIVYDTLVKPDSEIIDYNTRFSGITESMLKNTKKTLKDVQKDLLSFISAETILIGHGLENDLKALKILHSMVIDTCVVFPHFLGYPFRSSLKTIAKKVLKKQIQLSKHDSIEDAKIVVDLLLARVEHDKTISLHITFNRFQ; translated from the exons ATGCCGCGAATAATTATGAAAAGTGGTGTTTGTAAAAATACAGAAAGTGAAATTTTTAGGACAACCAggataaaatgtaaaaaaaaccaGGGAAGTCGTATTGCatcattgatttataaaagatCAAATAGTGTTAAATCAAATGATGCGATACTAATATTCcatttaagaaaatatatattaaatggaATAGACTTAGTAAACTTTGGTTATCCTGTTGAATCGACGTATTATCCTGGTTGTGCTATTATTGTGAGTAAAGAACAACATCGTCCACACTCACGTGttaacaatcaaaataataataactatgaAAAGAACTCACAAAAACGTAGTCTTAACGTAAATGC tggtAGTGGTAGTACATCAAGTTCAGTTGTGAATTCTGATATTGATCAAGAATCTTCATCAGATAGTGATAAATTTTTGGGGTCTATTcaatcgtcatcatcatctttatcaCATTGGTTGGGTGACTCATGTGAAAATTTACGTTCAAGTCCAATAACATGGAATAATATTGATCAAACACAAACTGTTGATCATTATTGTGTTCGTTGtttcaaaaactttttaataaaccGTGAAACAAATGTGTATATTACAAAAGATAAATGCATATATCATTGGGGAAAATTACGTAATTATCATAACTCAAGTGATTCTAAATGGAACTGTTGTGATGGTGATGAAAATTCAAGTGGTTGTACTGAAGGAAATATGCATGTGTGGACTGGCATAACTCAAGGTTTTAATGGACCATTTGATGGATATTTACGGACAAAACCATCACGTGTAATTTCATGGGACGATAATTATGGTGTTTATGCGCTTGATTGTGAAATGTGTTTTACTAAAAATGGTCTTGAAGTTGTTAAAGTGAgtgttgttgatattaaaaaaaatattgtgtatgATACACTGGTTAAACCAGATAgtgaaattattgattataatacAAGGTTTAGTGGTATTACAGAaagtatgttaaaaaatacaaaaaaaactttaaaagaTGTGCAAAAAgatttattgtcatttataaGTGCTGAAACAATACTCATTGGTCATGGTTtagaaaatgatttaaaagcattaaaaatattacattcgATGGTTATTGATACGTGTGTTGTGTTTCCTCATTTTTTGGGTTATCCATTTAGAAGCAGTTTAAAAACAATTgcaaaaaaagtattgaaaaaacaaatacaactAAGTAAACATGATTCGATTGAAGATGctaaaattgttgttgatttattattggCAAGAGTTGAACatgataaaacaatatcattacatat aaCTTTTAATAGATTtcaataa
- the LOC122855137 gene encoding toll-like receptor 3 produces the protein MNNQSTSQTPTHKTYFCNTSSVFYMKNVCDDSSTHVIYMSNRGLTSLPKGVFNGLISLRILDLDANKLTSLKPETFNSLSKLEYLFISNNSLTHLPHNIFKELISLTYLDVQSNKLTSLKPNTFNSSRKLKYLAIKKNNLTHLPQDIFKGLRSLNILELDSNKLISLENNTFNKLSHLVNLFISENNLSSLPQGIFDGLKSLTRLHLHSNKLTSLKLDTFNSLFNLKTLSINNNCLTYLLPGIFDRLESLDLLDLSSNKLTSLDPDIFSSLTELTHLYITNNNLTTLPQGIFNKLISLTNLGLDSNKLSSLKNKTFHGLFNLETLDISNNNLTSLPQGIFNQLISLISLQLYSNKLSSIENNTFYNLSYLTDLDISDNNLTFLPQGIFIGLESLDLLDLSSNELTSLDSDIFNSLSKLTHLYIKNNNLTSLEHEVFNELKSLTVLHLRSNKLTSLPSNIFNKLIHLEDLDIGNNNLTSLPQYIFSELKSLSQLHLDTNKLISLEINTFTRLNNLQILSISNNSLTSLAQGIFDEVESNIFNDLVNLKILDIHNNNLTDLPTDIFKKNQKLECLNLQSNNLNESKPEVFTNLTQLHLLNIEDNKFSLTDDDKKLILKNIKQRTYNESTTYNIFKNEPCFSSMTVY, from the exons ATGAATAACCAATCAACAAGTCAAa CACCAACACACAAAACATACTTTTGTAATACATCTTCTgtattttacatgaaaaatgtTTGTGACGATTCTTCAACCCATGTTATTTATATGTCGAACAGAGGTTTAACATCTCTCCCAAAAGGAGTATTTAATGGATTGATATCTCTACGTATTTTGGATTTAGATGCAAACAAACTGACCAGTCTGAAGCCTGAAACTTTTAATAGTTTGTCCAAACtggaatatttattcatcagtAACAATAGTTTAACACATCTTccacataatatttttaaagaattgaTATCACTGACTTATTTGGACGTACAATCAAACAAACTAACTAGCCTGAAGCCTAACACTTTCAATAGTTCGCGCAAACTAAAGTATCTAGCAATCAAAAAGAATAACTTAACACATCTTCctcaagatatttttaaagGATTGagatctttaaatattttggaaTTAGATTCAAACAAACTGATaagtcttgaaaataatacctttaataaattatctcatcttgttaatttatttatcagtgaaaataatttatcatctctTCCGCAAGGTATATTTGATGGATTAAAATCTCTAACTAGGTTGCATTTACATTCAAATAAACTAACAAGTCTAAAGCTTGATACTTTTAATAGCTTGTTCAATCTTAAAACTTTaagtatcaataataattgtttaacatATCTTCTACCAGGGATATTTGATAGATTAGAGTCTCTAGATTTGTtggatttatcatcaaataaactgACAAGTCTTGACCCTGATATTTTTAGTAGCTTGACCGAACTCACCCATTTATACATCACAAATAATAACTTAACGACTCTTCCACAaggaatatttaataaattaatatctctAACTAATTTAGGATTAGATTCAAACAAACTGTCaagtcttaaaaataaaacttttcatGGCTTGTTCAATCTTGAAACTCTAGATATCagtaataacaatttaacatCTCTTCCACAAGGaatattcaatcaattaatatcTCTAATTTCTTTGCaattatattcaaacaaactgtcaagtattgaaaataatactttttataaCTTATCTTATCTTACTGATTTAGATAtcagtgataataatttaacatttcttCCACAAGGAATATTCATTGGATTAGAGTCTTTAGATTTGTtggatttatcatcaaatgaaCTGACAAGTCTTGAttctgatatttttaatagtttgtCCAAACTCACTCATttatacatcaaaaataataatctaacaTCCCTTGAACATGAAGTATTTAATGAATTGAAATCTTTAACAGTTTTACATTTGCGATCCAATAAACTGACAAGTCTTCCgtctaatattttcaataagttGATCCATCTTGAAGATTTAGatattggtaataataatttaacatctcTTCCACAATATATATTCAGTGAATTGAAATCTCTAAGTCAGTTGCATTTAGATACAAATAAACTGATCAGTCTAGAGATTAATACATTTACTAGATTGAACAATCTtcaaattttatctattagtaataatagtttaaCATCTCTTGCACAAGGAATATTCGATGAAGTGGAatctaatattttcaatgacttGGTCAATCttaaaattttagatattcataataataatttgactgATCTTCCAACTgatattttcaagaaaaatcaaaaactggaatgtttaaatttacaatcaaaCAATCTCAATGAATCAAAGCCTGAAGTTTTTACTAATTTAACGCAGCTTCATTTGCTTAATattgaagataataaatttagtctAACAgacgatgataaaaaattaattttaaaaaatattaaacagcGAACCTACAATGAATCTActacatataatattttcaaaaacgaACCATGCTTTTCATCTATGACagtatattaa
- the LOC122853899 gene encoding dynamin-3-like, producing the protein MANNESMEKLIPFMNQIQDIFTKHAVSVKFDLPQIVVIGGQSAGKSSVLESFVGRDFLPRGSGIVTRRPLILQLITNTTSDEEFAEFKHTESKKFRIDEVCKEIEDETDKSTVGDKGINHEPITLKIYSPTVLNLTLVDLPGLTKVPVQGQPLDIAEQIREMVLEYITKENALILAVTPGNIDLATSDALELAKEVDPTGIRTIGVITKLDMMGEGNDARAVLENKLYPLSRGYVGVINRNQSDIEKKKSIVDAIESEKKFFNSHPAYKFFSDRLGIHCLQRILNEQLTSHIFEKLPVLRNDLGAELSNIDIYLGIKEYTLNDAETQLQALSEMHRLVLDMFNNEIGFYESDQVSKTPNGGSKINRLMHEDLPLDIACVTLADEELRNEIVGTIQNIRGARKGLFLPDKAFENVAKAQISRLKEPCIICVSLVVEKLTNILLDCTKHMFAYPKLREETEKILISHVEECEKKCKEQLEISIQVELCYLNTENEDFVDFKEAEKAVTSQLYLKGNGNARNSRNPEIQEAEKFQLMIDSYLKIVTKNITDVVPKTIMYFIIDNMKKFIKQNLLVKLLISNNKSSLTELSKQEKDKRDELFRMREALEEALAKIDSMSSLTSEE; encoded by the exons atgGCAAATAACGAGAGTATGGAAAAGTTGATTCCATTCATGAATCAAATACAAGATATATTTACTAAACATGCGGTTTctgttaaatttgatttaccaCAAATTGTGGTTATTGGTGGTCAAAGTGCTGGAAAAAGTTCAGTCTTGGAAAGTTTTGTTGGaag AGATTTTCTTCCAAGAGGCAGTGGAATTGTCACACGCAGGCCACTGATTTTACAATTGATCACCAACACAACAAGTGAtgaag aATTCGCAGAATTCAAACACactgaaagtaaaaaatttcgtATCGATGAAGTTTGTAAGGAGATTGAGGACGAAACAGACAAGTCAACAGTTGGCGATAAAGGAATAAATCATGAACCAATAACTTTGAAGATTTATTCACCAACTG ttttaaacttgaccctgGTTGATTTGCCTGGATTAACAAAAGTACCAGTTCAAGGGCAACCACTTGATATTGCTGAACAAATAAGAGAAATGGTTCTTGAGTATATAACTAAAGAAAATGCTCTTATATTGGCAGTAACACCTGGTAATATTGATCTTGCAACAAGTGATGCACTTGAACTTGCAAAGGAGGTTGATCCTACTG GTATCAGAACTATTGGAGTGATTACTAAGCTGGACATGATGGGTGAAGGCAATGATGCCAGAGCTGTGTTAGAAAACAAATTGTATCCATTGAGTCGAGGATACGTTGGTGTCATCAATCGTAATCAGAGTGATATCGAGAAGAAGAAAAGTATTGTTGATGCAATTGAATCTgagaaaaaattctttaacaG TCATCcagcatataaatttttctctgACAGACTTGGTATTCATTGCCTACAACGAATACTCAATGAACAATTGACAAGTCACATATTTGAGAAATTACCAGTATTACGAAATGATTTGGGAGCTGAATTAtctaatattgatatttatttaggaATAAAAGAATACACTCTGAATGATGCAGAGACACAATTACAAGCTTTATCTGA AATGCATCGACTTGTTCTTGACATGTTCAATAACGAAATTGGTTTTTATGAGTCGGATCAAGTAAGCAAAACACCAAATGGTGGTTCAAAAATTAATCGATTGATGCATGAAGATCTTCCACTTGATATTGCTTGTGTAACACTAGCTGATGAAGAACTACGTAATGAAATTGTTGGAACAATTCAAAATATTCGAG gTGCAAGGAAAGGACTTTTTTTGCCAGATAAGGCATTTGAAAATGTTGCAAAAGCACAAATTAGTCGATTAAAGGAACCATGTATTATATGCGTCAGCCTTGTGGTTGAAAAACTCACTAATATCTTGCTTGATTGCACTAAGCAC ATGTTTGCATATCCAAAATTGCGAGAAgaaactgaaaaaattttaatttcacatGTCGaagaatgtgaaaaaaaatgtaaagaacAACTCGaaatttcaattcaagtaGAACTTTGCTACTTAAACACTGAAAATGAAGATTTCGTTGATTTCAAGGa ggcAGAAAAAGCTGTGACTTCTCAACTTTATTTAAAG GGGAATGGAAATGCCAGAAATTCCAGAAATCCAGAAATTCAAGAAGCTGAAAAGTTTCAGCTCATGAttgattcatatttaaaaattgtcacaaaaaatattactgaTGTTGTTCCAAAAactattatgtattttataatagaCAATATGAAGAAGTTTATCAAGCAGAATTTATTAGTAAAATTACTAATCAGCAATAACAAA TCTTCCTTGACGGAATTATCAAAACAAGAAAAGGATAAACGTGATGAACTCTTTCGTATGCGTGAAGCTTTAGAAGAGGCTCTGGCAAAAATTGACTCAATGTCATCACTTACTTCAGAAGAGTAA
- the LOC122855138 gene encoding dynamin-1-like, with translation MANNDNMEKLIPFMNQIQDILTKNADSLKFDLPQIVVIGGQSAGKDTVLENFVGKVFLPRGNGIVTRRPLILQLITNKYSDEEYAEFEHTESAKFRINEICKEIENKTVGDNGINPKPITLKIYSPTVLNLTLVNLPELTTVAVEGQPDDIADQIKKLVLSYISKENALILTVTPSNIDLAECDALKLAKEVDPAGTRTIGVITKLDMMGDVRYAKAVLENRLYPLSRGYVGVIDCNQYDSEEKKSIADAIEFEKEFFNSHPAYKFLPDRLGVHCLHQMLNEQLTNHIRDKLPALRNKLDTELSNIIQYLGKKDCQVIKSASKIESLFEMHRFVLVTFNKEICFHESNGASKRPRDGFDIYKMMRESLSLGIHSVALTADNLRNKIIETISSIQGAREGIFVPDKIFENVAKAQISLLKEASNECVSLVVKELIGILKYCTKHMFEYPGLREEIDRLLISHVQECEKKCNENLDVLFQIQLSYLNTENPDFVNFMRAQEPVAFQIKSEEVPQENGVPCSSITHVMPILCEMQEVEKIHIMIDSYLIKVTKNIIDIVPKTIMFFIMKNMKEYVNHKLLVELYEDNDQSPLTKSLKEQKDKHDELLRMREALQKSLDTITSMSSFT, from the exons atgGCAAATAACGACAATATGGAAAAGTTGATTCCATTTATGAATCAAATTCAagatatattaacaaaaaatgcTGATTCTCTTAAATTTGACTTACCACAAATTGTGGTTATTGGTGGTCAAAGTGCTGGTAAAGATACAGTCTTGGAAAATTTTGTTGGAAa AGTTTTTCTTCCAAGAGGCAATGGAATTGTAACACGCAGGCCActgattttacaattaataaccAACAAATACAGTGATGAAg aGTATGCTGAATTTGAACACACCGAAAGTGCAAAATTTAGAATCAATGAAATTTGTAAAGAGATTGAGAATAAAACAGTTGGCGACAATGGAATAAATCCTAAACCAATAACTTTGAAGATTTATTCACCAACTG ttttaaatttaacattggtTAATTTGCCTGAATTGACAACAGTAGCAGTTGAAGGACAACCAGATGATATTGctgatcaaataaaaaaattggttctTAGTTATATAAGCAAAGAAAATGCTTTGATATTAACAGTAACACCTTCTAATATTGATCTTGCTGAGTGTGATGCACTTAAACTTGCAAAAGAAGTTGATCCAGctg GTACCAGGACAATTGGAGTCATTACCAAGCTAGACATGATGGGTGATGTTAGGTACGCCAAAGCTGTTTTGGAAAATAGATTGTATCCATTGAGTAGAGGATACGTTGGCGTCATCGATTGTAATCAGTATGATagtgaggaaaaaaaaagtattgctGATGCAATTGAGTTTGAGAAAGAATTTTTCAACAG TCATCcagcatataaatttttgccTGATAGACTTGGGGTTCATTGTCTACATCAAATGCTCAATGAACAATTGACAAATCACATTCGTGATAAATTACCAGCATTACGAAACAAGTTGGATactgaattatcaaatattatacaatatttaggAAAAAAGGATTGTCAAGTCATCAAGTCAGCATCAAAAATAGAATCATTATTTGa AATGCATAGATTTGTTCTCGTCACGTTCAATAAAGAAATTTGTTTTCATGAATCTAATGGAGCCAGTAAAAGACCACGTGATGGGTTCGATATTTATAAGATGATGCGTGAAAGTCTTTCACTTGGTATTCACAGTGTAGCACTCACTGCTGATAATTTacgtaataaaattattgaaacaattTCCAGCATTCAAG GTGCAAGAGAAGGTATCTTCGTGCCAGATAAGATATTTGAAAATGTTGCTAAAGCACAAATTAGTCTGTTGAAAGAAGCAAGTAACGAATGTGTCAGCCTTGTTGTTAAAGAACTCATCGGTATCTTGAAGTATTGTACCAAGCAT ATGTTCGAATATCCAGGTTTACGAGAAGAAATTGACAGATTATTAATTTCACATGTCCaagaatgtgaaaaaaaatgcaatgaaaatcttgatgttttatttcaaatacaaCTCAGTTATTTGAACACTGAAAATCCAGATTTCGTTAATTTCATGAG ggCACAAGAACCTGTGgcttttcaaataaaatcagaG GAGGTACCACAAGAAAATGGAGTTCCCTGTTCCAGCATTACTCATGTAATGCCAATACTTTGTGAAATGcaagaagttgaaaaaattcacatcATGATTgattcatatttaataaaagttacaaaaaatattattgatattgttccaaaaactattatgttctttataatgaaaaatatgaaagagTATGTTAATCATAAGTTGTTGGTAGAACTTTACGAGGACAATGATCAA tctcCCTTGACGAAATCATTGAAAGAACAGAAGGATAAGCATGATGAACTTCTTCGTATGCGTGAAGCATTGCAAAAATCATTGGATACAATTACCTCAATGTCATCATTTACTTGa
- the LOC122853902 gene encoding LOW QUALITY PROTEIN: RUS family member 1-like (The sequence of the model RefSeq protein was modified relative to this genomic sequence to represent the inferred CDS: inserted 1 base in 1 codon; substituted 1 base at 1 genomic stop codon) gives MITEIWKKNPNRFKESIAEICWSLEKPMMFKLEAVTLVTSVIDDTDGMIKLRPEIYKKIVSESSHTSIWNTLAYIHNIKSTLKDIFLPEGFPHSVHPDYVAYQIWDTVQAFASTILGNLTTYSILECVGVGNTNKTPLAATIAWILKDGTGMIGRIVFSWQTGTQLDXQCKKWRLFADVLNDLAMGLELMLLYYATSYTTIILCLSTSMKAVVSVAGGATRAALTQHQALNSNICNVSAKDXKTLVNLVASTFGIFLLSVVPSTYFMFLYTSYWKHEVNHLPVAGWRANWQT, from the exons ATGATAActgaaatttggaaaaaaaatccaaatcgTTTTAAAGAAAGTATTGCTGAAATTTGTTGGTCATTGGAAAAACCAATGATGTTTAAATTAGAAGCGGTTACTCTTGTCACATCTGTTATTGATGATACTGATGGAATGATTAAACTACGTCCAGAAATTT acaaaaaaatagtatCTGAATCATCACACACATCAATATGGAATACTCTGGCTTACATTCACAATATCAAATCAACACTTAAAGACATATTTTTACCTGAAGGATTTCCACACAGTGTTCATCCTGACTATGTTGCCTATCAAATATGGGACACAGTACag gCATTTGCAAGTACAATACTTGGAAATTTAACGACTTATTCAATACTGGAATGTGTTGGTGTTGGTAACACAAATAAAACTCCATTAGCAGCAACAATAGCATGGATATTAAAAGATGGTACTGGAATGATTGGACGTATTGTGTTTTCTTGGCAAACTGG TACTCAACTTGATTGACAATGCAAGAAATGGAGACTATTTGCTGATGTATTAAATGATCTTGCAATGGGACTTGAATTAATGTTACTTTATTATGCTACATCTTACACAACAATTATACTTTGTCTATCAACAAGTATGAAAGCAGTTGTATCTGTAGCTGGTGGAGCCACACGAGCTGCTCTTACTCAACATCAG gCTCTTAATAGTAATATTTGCAACGTCTCAGCAAAAG GGAAGACACTTGTCAACTTGGTTGCTTCAACTTTTGGTATTTTTCTACTTTCTGTGGTTCCTTCAAC gtattttatgtttttatatacatcTT attgGAAACATGAAGTTAATCATTTACCTGTTGCTGGCTGGAGAGCCAACTGGCAAACTTAA